In candidate division WOR-3 bacterium, the following proteins share a genomic window:
- a CDS encoding cofactor-independent phosphoglycerate mutase: MKYIIFLGDGMADYPVPELGNKTPLQVAKKPTIDSIAKMGRCGSFITVPEDMPPGSEVANLTVLGYDPKKYYQGRGVIEAASLGVRLEPDDVALRCNLICIQEGKIKNHSAGHITTEEAALLIEEVNRQLSNPDVRFYPGFTYRHLCVLKNGSPEVECFPPHDYVGEKALELLPRAKKPDAETTARILRELILKSWEFLPGHAVNLNRTLQGKDPANSIWFWSPGKKPQMPTFKELYGLSGAVISAVDLIKGLGVYAGFDVINVPGATGLIDTNYEGKADACLDALKDHDIVFLHLEAPDEAGHSRDVKQKIQAIELFDSRLVARVMKGLKEGQIEATVAVLSDHPTPVSKGNHTHGPVPVAIYNPRLEPDEVDRFDEQSVLKGRLGTILGDGFIKTLLQKTG, from the coding sequence ATGAAATATATCATCTTTCTTGGCGATGGCATGGCAGACTATCCGGTGCCGGAACTGGGCAACAAGACTCCTTTACAGGTAGCAAAAAAGCCAACAATTGACAGTATTGCCAAAATGGGCAGATGCGGCAGTTTTATCACCGTGCCCGAGGATATGCCGCCAGGTTCAGAGGTTGCCAATCTTACCGTCCTGGGTTATGACCCGAAAAAATACTATCAGGGTCGGGGTGTAATTGAGGCGGCAAGCCTTGGGGTTCGGCTTGAGCCAGATGATGTCGCCCTCCGCTGCAACCTCATCTGCATTCAGGAGGGCAAGATTAAAAACCACTCTGCCGGTCACATCACCACCGAAGAGGCAGCGCTTTTGATTGAAGAGGTCAACCGTCAACTGTCAAACCCAGATGTCAGATTCTACCCTGGCTTCACCTACCGCCACCTATGCGTCTTGAAAAACGGTTCACCTGAGGTTGAATGCTTTCCACCCCATGATTATGTCGGTGAAAAGGCGCTGGAACTTCTACCAAGGGCAAAAAAACCTGATGCCGAAACTACTGCCCGCATCTTGCGCGAACTCATCCTTAAATCCTGGGAGTTTCTTCCTGGTCACGCGGTAAACCTCAACCGCACCCTTCAAGGAAAGGACCCGGCAAACTCAATCTGGTTCTGGTCCCCGGGAAAAAAGCCCCAGATGCCAACTTTTAAAGAGTTATATGGACTTTCCGGTGCGGTAATATCTGCGGTTGACCTGATAAAGGGTCTTGGTGTTTATGCCGGGTTTGATGTGATTAATGTCCCGGGTGCAACCGGTTTGATTGACACCAACTATGAGGGCAAGGCTGATGCCTGTCTTGATGCGCTCAAAGACCACGACATTGTATTTCTTCATCTTGAGGCGCCTGATGAGGCCGGTCACAGCCGCGATGTAAAGCAGAAGATTCAGGCGATCGAACTTTTTGACTCCCGGCTTGTTGCCCGGGTGATGAAAGGGTTAAAAGAAGGGCAGATTGAGGCAACGGTTGCGGTTCTCTCTGACCATCCCACACCGGTTTCAAAAGGCAATCACACCCATGGACCGGTGCCGGTCGCAATCTATAACCCGCGGCTTGAGCCGGATGAGGTTGACCGTTTTGATGAACAGTCAGTTTTAAAAGGCAGGCTCGGCACCATTTTGGGCGATGGGTTCATCAAAACTCTACTTCAAAAAACCGGCTAA